From Drosophila suzukii chromosome 2R, CBGP_Dsuzu_IsoJpt1.0, whole genome shotgun sequence, a single genomic window includes:
- the LOC108009415 gene encoding cytochrome c oxidase assembly factor 5: MMRYEGNERLADETACAGVRADLKMCLLESECCRMGKTPRQCLQDNNVPPECQVLRNTFYECKRSLLDNRQRFRGRKGY; encoded by the exons ATGATGCGCTACGAGGGTAACGAGAGGCTGGCCGATGAGACTGCATGTGCGGGTGTCCGGGCGGACCTGAAGATGTGTCTCCTAGAGAGCGAATGCTGCCGAATGGGCAAGACTCCGCGCCAGTGCCTCCAGGATAACAACGTTCCTCCAGAGTGCCAGGTGCTCCGCAACACCTTCTACGAGTGCAAGCGCTCCCTG CTGGACAACAGACAGCGCTTTCGCGGCCGCAAGGGCTATTGA